From the Bacillota bacterium genome, the window GAACAGCAACGGGCGGCGCAGCACCTGACGCAGCCGTTCCAGATTCAGCTGACGGAACTCGTTCCACTCGGTGACCACTGCCACCGCATCGCAGCCAGTCGCGGCGTCATAGGCGTTTTCACAGTAGGTGATGTGCGGAAAGATAGCACGCGCCTTCGGCATGGCGATGGGGTCGTAGGCGCGCACCTCCGCGCCTTCCGCCAGCAATGCCGCGATGACCTGCAACGACTTCGCTTCCCGAAGGTCGTCGGTGTTGGGCTTGAAGGAGAGACCAAGGATGGCGATGCGTTTGCCATCCAGTCCGCCCAGCGCGTCGCGCATTTTGCCCACGAAGTACAGCGGCTGCTCGTGGTTAATCTGTTGCACCGCCTTCAGCAGCTGGAAGTCGTAGCCCAGCGCATCGGCAGTCGCAATCATCGCGCTCACGTCTTTCGGGAAGCAGCTGCCGCCCCAACCAAGCCCTGCCTGCAGAAACTGGTCGCCGATGCGCTTGTCCAGCCCCATGCCTTTTGCCACCAGCGTCACATCCGCCCCGCTCCGGTCACAGATGCGGGCAATGGCGTTGATATACGAAATCTTCATCGCCAGGAAGCAGTTGGAGGCGTATTTGATGAGTTCCGCGGAGTTCACATCGGTGATAATCATGGGGCGTTCCAGCGGGGCATAGAGTTCGATTAACTTCATCGCTGCGTTCTGGTTACGCGCGCCGATCACGATGCGGTCGGGGTGCAGGGTGTCGTAAATGGCGGAACCTTCCCGCAGAAACTCGGGGTTGGAAACCACTTCGAAATCGGGATGGTCGGGCGGGGCATACTGCTCGATCCACTGGCGCACGACATCGCCCGTGCCCACGGGCACCGTGCTTTTGTTGACAATCACTTTGGGCGCGTTCAGGGCGCGGGCGAT encodes:
- a CDS encoding UDP-glucose/GDP-mannose dehydrogenase family protein, encoding MQLSVIGTGYVGLVTGAVFADLGNEVICVDKDEEKIAALRAGIMPIYEPGLEEMVRHNANEGRLSFTTDTEEAVRRSEVVFIAVGTPSLPDGQPDLSQVEEACRHIARALNAPKVIVNKSTVPVGTGDVVRQWIEQYAPPDHPDFEVVSNPEFLREGSAIYDTLHPDRIVIGARNQNAAMKLIELYAPLERPMIITDVNSAELIKYASNCFLAMKISYINAIARICDRSGADVTLVAKGMGLDKRIGDQFLQAGLGWGGSCFPKDVSAMIATADALGYDFQLLKAVQQINHEQPLYFVGKMRDALGGLDGKRIAILGLSFKPNTDDLREAKSLQVIAALLAEGAEVRAYDPIAMPKARAIFPHITYCENAYDAATGCDAVAVVTEWNEFRQLNLERLRQVLRRPLLFDGRNIYDPAKVRQAGLEYFGIGRAANAAPFARVSTR